The following are encoded together in the Acidovorax sp. KKS102 genome:
- a CDS encoding AMP-binding protein has product MNIAHLLRRSALLHAHRPALLHGDQVLWTYGTLAARTAALAAHLRTRCGVAPGDRVAIYAANAPEYLEALHAILWAGAVSVPVNYKLHAKELAYVLADSGARMVLTSEALAPAVHEAGALQDAVLVFGSDAYRAAVTHTPMDVCDRAPHDVASLFYTSGTTGRPKGVMQTHRNLLAMTACYFTDVDDILPGDAMVYAAPMSHGAGLYNYAQVLRGERHVVPLSGGFEPAELVQLAASVGQLTLFAAPTMVHRLVDHVRATGADVSGFKTIVYGGGPMYADDLRNALAVMGNRFAQIYGQGESPMTITALSRAQLADRDHPRWAERMVSVGVAQSLVEVRVVDAAGQPVPTGETGEVVVRGDTVMPGYWNNPNATAQTLREGWLYTGDMGALDADGFLTLKDRSKDVIISGGSNIYPREVEEVLLLHPRVREVAVVGQRDAEWGEVVVAFLVAGEGGAVPGAELDALCLEHIARFKRPKEYRWVEALPKNAYGKVLKTELRSKG; this is encoded by the coding sequence ATGAACATTGCCCACCTGCTGCGCCGCAGCGCCTTGCTGCACGCCCACCGGCCCGCGCTGCTGCATGGCGACCAGGTGTTGTGGACCTATGGCACGCTGGCCGCCCGCACCGCTGCGCTGGCCGCCCACCTGCGTACACGCTGCGGCGTGGCCCCGGGCGACCGCGTGGCCATCTACGCCGCCAATGCGCCCGAATACCTGGAGGCATTGCACGCCATCCTGTGGGCGGGCGCTGTGTCGGTGCCGGTCAACTACAAGCTGCATGCCAAAGAACTCGCCTACGTGCTGGCCGACTCGGGCGCGCGCATGGTGTTGACCTCTGAAGCGCTGGCCCCCGCCGTGCACGAGGCCGGGGCGCTGCAGGACGCGGTGCTGGTCTTTGGCTCCGACGCATACCGCGCCGCAGTTACCCACACTCCCATGGATGTGTGCGACCGCGCGCCGCACGACGTGGCCTCGCTGTTCTACACCTCGGGCACCACCGGCCGCCCCAAGGGCGTGATGCAGACCCACCGCAACCTGCTGGCCATGACGGCCTGTTACTTCACCGATGTGGACGACATCCTGCCCGGCGACGCCATGGTCTACGCCGCACCCATGTCGCACGGCGCAGGGCTCTACAACTACGCCCAGGTGTTGCGTGGCGAACGGCATGTGGTGCCGCTGTCGGGAGGGTTCGAGCCTGCCGAGCTGGTGCAGTTGGCGGCCAGCGTGGGCCAGCTCACGCTGTTTGCCGCACCCACCATGGTGCACCGCCTGGTGGACCATGTGCGCGCCACGGGCGCCGATGTGTCGGGCTTCAAGACCATCGTCTACGGCGGCGGCCCCATGTACGCCGACGACCTGCGCAACGCCCTGGCCGTGATGGGTAACCGCTTTGCACAGATCTACGGCCAGGGCGAAAGCCCAATGACCATCACCGCCCTGTCGCGCGCCCAGCTGGCCGACCGCGACCACCCTCGTTGGGCCGAACGCATGGTGTCGGTGGGCGTGGCGCAGTCGCTGGTGGAGGTGCGCGTGGTCGATGCCGCAGGCCAGCCTGTGCCTACTGGTGAGACCGGCGAGGTGGTGGTGCGCGGCGACACCGTGATGCCCGGCTACTGGAATAACCCCAACGCCACGGCGCAGACCCTGCGCGAGGGCTGGCTCTACACCGGCGACATGGGCGCGCTGGATGCCGATGGCTTTCTCACCCTCAAGGACCGGTCCAAGGACGTGATCATCTCCGGCGGCAGCAACATCTACCCGCGCGAAGTGGAAGAGGTGCTGCTGCTCCATCCCCGGGTGCGCGAGGTGGCCGTGGTGGGCCAGCGCGATGCGGAATGGGGCGAGGTGGTGGTGGCCTTCCTGGTCGCTGGGGAGGGCGGTGCAGTGCCCGGGGCAGAGCTGGATGCACTGTGCCTGGAGCACATTGCGCGGTTCAAGCGTCCCAAGGAATACCGGTGGGTGGAGGCGCTGCCGAAGAATGCCTATGGGAAGGTGTTGAAGACGGAGTTGCGGAGCAAGGGGTAG
- a CDS encoding acetyl-CoA acetyltransferase, protein MGAAMVGWAHLPFGRLDGMGLEDLITRAGREALQHAGIDGTVVDGVWLGNLNGGFTPDVFASSLALQCDDALRWKPATRLENACASGSAALYAACDAIEAGRARVALVIGAEKMTAVSGAETTRILGDCGYSGEAGSPPGGFPGIFASIAQDYFAAHGDHSATLARIAAKNHANGALNPWAHMRKDLGFEFCNTVSDRNPMIAAPLRKTDCSLVSDGAAAIILAADDAVADFPRAVRLRARVQVNDLLPMARRRVVDFEGPRRAWQQALQQAGCAVHDLSLAEVHDCFTIAELLTYEAMGLAPAGQGHRLLEDGTVLRSGRLPVNASGGLKAKGHPIGATGVSMHVVSAMQLMGEAGDLQVPGATLAGVFNMGGSAVANYVSILERAR, encoded by the coding sequence ATGGGTGCAGCGATGGTGGGTTGGGCGCATTTGCCGTTTGGCCGGCTGGACGGCATGGGGCTGGAAGACCTCATCACCCGCGCGGGCCGCGAGGCCCTGCAGCACGCGGGCATTGACGGCACGGTGGTGGATGGCGTGTGGCTGGGCAACCTCAATGGCGGCTTCACGCCCGATGTGTTTGCCTCGTCGCTGGCCCTGCAGTGCGACGACGCCCTGCGCTGGAAGCCCGCCACGCGGCTGGAGAATGCTTGCGCGTCGGGCTCGGCCGCCCTCTATGCCGCGTGTGATGCGATCGAAGCCGGCCGCGCCCGGGTCGCCCTCGTCATCGGCGCCGAAAAGATGACCGCTGTCTCCGGCGCCGAGACCACGCGCATCCTGGGCGACTGCGGCTACTCCGGCGAGGCGGGCAGTCCGCCCGGTGGCTTCCCGGGCATTTTTGCCTCCATCGCGCAGGACTACTTTGCCGCGCATGGCGACCATTCGGCCACCCTGGCGCGCATCGCCGCCAAGAACCACGCCAACGGCGCGCTCAACCCCTGGGCCCACATGCGCAAGGACCTGGGCTTTGAGTTCTGCAACACCGTGTCCGACCGCAACCCGATGATTGCCGCGCCCCTGCGCAAGACGGACTGCTCTCTGGTGTCCGACGGTGCCGCAGCCATCATCCTGGCGGCCGATGATGCGGTGGCCGATTTCCCCCGCGCCGTGCGACTGCGGGCGCGGGTGCAGGTCAACGACCTCCTGCCCATGGCGCGCCGCCGTGTGGTGGACTTTGAAGGCCCCCGGCGTGCCTGGCAGCAGGCGCTGCAGCAGGCCGGGTGCGCGGTGCATGACCTGTCGCTGGCCGAGGTGCACGACTGCTTCACCATTGCCGAGCTGCTCACGTACGAGGCCATGGGCCTGGCGCCCGCAGGCCAGGGCCACCGCCTGCTCGAAGACGGCACCGTGCTGCGCAGTGGCCGCTTGCCCGTCAACGCGTCGGGCGGGCTCAAGGCCAAGGGCCACCCGATTGGAGCCACGGGCGTGTCGATGCATGTGGTGTCGGCCATGCAGCTCATGGGCGAGGCGGGCGACCTGCAGGTGCCTGGGGCCACGCTAGCGGGCGTGTTCAACATGGGCGGATCGGCCGTGGCCAACTACGTGAGCATTCTGGAGCGCGCCCGATGA
- a CDS encoding YcjF family protein: MTLDQQKSILTIALLAAFADGNKNDAEREEIRRIAQSLAGDGGVADLPRIYQDVLLQRTSVQAAVQGLSEPMHRQLAYEMAVCVCDVDGRQTAAEREFLTRLKAALQLGDPQTAAFDQQADALVDVAEKAVPMAVPVVSAAAAPRAAAANVHSNAPDAELDQSILNYALLNGALELLPQSWASMAIIPLQVKMVYGIGKAHGVELDQGHIKEFIAAAGVGMTSQYLEQFGRKLMGGLLGKVAGRTLGGLGGAATGMAFSFATTYALGQVAKRYYAGGRVMSTATLREAFQGLLTPAKQLQTQYLPQIQQKAATLDAGQIMALVRGK; encoded by the coding sequence ATGACCCTGGACCAGCAAAAATCCATCCTCACCATCGCCCTTCTGGCCGCGTTTGCCGATGGCAACAAGAACGATGCCGAACGCGAAGAGATCCGCCGCATTGCCCAGTCGCTCGCGGGCGACGGGGGCGTGGCCGACCTGCCGCGCATCTACCAGGACGTGCTGCTGCAGCGCACCAGCGTGCAGGCCGCCGTGCAAGGCCTGAGCGAGCCCATGCACCGCCAGCTGGCCTACGAGATGGCCGTGTGCGTGTGTGATGTGGATGGGCGCCAGACCGCAGCGGAGCGCGAGTTTCTGACCCGCCTCAAGGCGGCGCTGCAGCTGGGCGACCCGCAGACGGCGGCATTTGACCAGCAAGCCGATGCGCTGGTGGACGTGGCCGAAAAGGCCGTGCCGATGGCGGTGCCCGTGGTCAGCGCTGCGGCAGCGCCCCGGGCGGCAGCCGCCAATGTCCATTCCAATGCCCCGGATGCGGAGCTGGACCAATCCATCCTCAACTACGCGCTGCTCAACGGCGCGCTGGAGCTGCTGCCGCAGTCGTGGGCGTCGATGGCCATCATCCCGCTGCAGGTGAAGATGGTCTACGGCATTGGCAAGGCGCACGGGGTGGAGCTGGACCAGGGCCACATCAAGGAGTTCATCGCCGCCGCCGGCGTGGGCATGACGTCGCAGTACCTAGAGCAGTTTGGCCGCAAGCTGATGGGCGGACTGCTGGGCAAGGTGGCGGGTCGCACCCTCGGCGGGCTGGGCGGCGCTGCCACGGGCATGGCGTTTTCGTTTGCCACCACCTACGCGCTGGGGCAGGTGGCCAAGCGCTACTACGCCGGTGGCCGGGTCATGAGCACCGCCACGCTGCGCGAGGCCTTTCAGGGCCTGCTCACGCCCGCCAAGCAGTTGCAGACGCAGTACCTGCCGCAAATTCAGCAGAAGGCGGCCACGCTGGACGCGGGCCAGATCATGGCCCTGGTGCGGGGCAAATAG
- a CDS encoding SPOR domain-containing protein — translation MLDHTDPVASIIPAMSLDSPSDNAMAAMSRLALGPVNTDYYLKVFERFDDTGRTTTTWNWAACLCTLNWMLFRQLWGAALVYVAAAEGLALIVFGVGRSFLHWPVGIELGVLGAFAVLAFAVPGLYGNAILYADIRKRIARALAASRTVPEACALLEKQASSRKRLQVLVLANVVLGLAALIAYLALSPSDVKPLALEPAVTVAQATAAAQAASVTHPVGALPAPEAEQTPATPTTPATEATAAPVAPPAPAAAAAPAPAAVAPPATPKSTEPPASAPPAAAKASTPVTKASAPQPATPAASNRAPTAAVSTPAPTRREAASRPAASAKPKAPAAAASSADTALPTVGTAPGYYINVGLFAEEANARKTQARLLNEGLPAFRQELNNSKGRRIRVRVGPYATRAQADTAAEAIRAMALDAVVFKQ, via the coding sequence ATGCTCGACCACACGGATCCTGTCGCCTCCATCATCCCGGCCATGTCGCTCGATTCGCCGTCCGACAACGCCATGGCCGCCATGTCGCGCCTGGCCTTGGGGCCCGTGAACACGGACTACTACCTGAAGGTGTTCGAGCGCTTTGACGACACGGGCCGCACGACCACCACCTGGAACTGGGCCGCCTGCCTGTGCACCCTGAACTGGATGCTGTTTCGCCAGCTGTGGGGCGCTGCGCTGGTCTATGTGGCGGCGGCCGAGGGTCTGGCTCTGATCGTGTTTGGAGTGGGCCGCTCGTTCTTGCACTGGCCCGTGGGCATCGAACTGGGCGTGCTGGGCGCCTTTGCGGTGCTGGCCTTTGCCGTGCCGGGGCTGTACGGCAACGCCATCCTGTACGCCGACATCCGCAAGCGCATTGCGCGCGCGCTGGCCGCATCGCGCACCGTGCCCGAAGCCTGTGCGCTGCTCGAAAAGCAGGCCAGCTCGCGCAAGCGGCTGCAGGTGCTGGTACTGGCGAATGTCGTGCTGGGCCTGGCCGCACTGATCGCCTACCTGGCACTTTCTCCGTCGGACGTGAAACCGCTGGCACTAGAGCCCGCCGTCACGGTGGCGCAGGCCACGGCAGCAGCCCAGGCCGCTTCTGTAACCCACCCCGTGGGGGCGTTGCCGGCGCCGGAGGCCGAACAGACGCCCGCCACACCCACAACGCCTGCCACCGAGGCAACCGCAGCGCCCGTAGCGCCCCCGGCCCCTGCTGCCGCTGCAGCCCCCGCACCTGCAGCAGTCGCCCCCCCCGCCACCCCCAAATCGACCGAGCCCCCGGCCTCTGCACCGCCCGCCGCAGCCAAGGCCTCCACGCCGGTCACCAAAGCCTCCGCCCCCCAGCCCGCCACACCCGCAGCATCAAACCGCGCCCCCACGGCTGCGGTCAGCACCCCAGCGCCAACGCGCCGTGAGGCCGCCAGCCGCCCCGCTGCATCCGCCAAGCCCAAGGCCCCAGCGGCCGCAGCGTCCAGCGCCGACACCGCGCTGCCCACGGTGGGCACAGCCCCGGGCTACTACATCAACGTGGGCCTGTTTGCCGAGGAAGCCAATGCCCGCAAGACGCAGGCGCGCCTGCTCAACGAAGGCCTGCCCGCGTTCCGCCAGGAGCTGAACAATTCCAAGGGCCGCCGCATCCGGGTGCGGGTGGGGCCTTACGCCACCCGCGCCCAGGCCGATACCGCGGCCGAGGCGATCCGCGCAATGGCGCTGGACGCCGTCGTGTTCAAGCAATAG
- a CDS encoding SGNH/GDSL hydrolase family protein, with protein MPRKTSPHHNTTRRWATLAAVAAGALLLTGCAPWRMWTAADLARDARPYTARPPQPTQRVLVVGDSTAVGTGASTAADSLPGRMGQDHPQWRIDNLAANGAKFGDVVQQLERADGGYDLVLVLAGGNDVIRFTPEDTLRDQVQQAVALARQKGRQVVLMPCGNVGHAPFFVPPLSWAMSRRSEALHALAREVASAQQVHYVRLLKPRDQDPFVTRSQELNAADGLHPSSAGYAEWYRELVAQGGLNGLTQ; from the coding sequence ATGCCGCGAAAGACCTCCCCGCACCACAACACCACCCGCCGATGGGCCACCTTGGCAGCGGTGGCTGCGGGCGCCCTGCTGCTGACCGGCTGTGCCCCCTGGCGCATGTGGACGGCCGCCGACCTGGCCCGCGACGCGCGCCCCTATACCGCGCGGCCCCCACAACCCACGCAGCGCGTGCTGGTGGTGGGCGACAGCACCGCTGTGGGCACCGGGGCCAGCACGGCAGCAGACAGCCTGCCGGGGCGCATGGGCCAGGACCATCCCCAATGGCGCATCGACAACCTGGCGGCCAACGGCGCCAAGTTTGGCGACGTGGTGCAGCAGCTGGAGCGCGCAGACGGCGGCTATGACCTGGTACTGGTGCTGGCGGGTGGCAATGACGTTATCCGCTTCACCCCCGAGGACACGCTGCGCGATCAGGTACAGCAGGCCGTGGCGCTGGCACGCCAGAAGGGGCGGCAGGTGGTGCTGATGCCTTGTGGCAACGTGGGCCACGCGCCCTTTTTTGTGCCGCCCCTGTCGTGGGCCATGTCACGCCGGTCCGAGGCGCTGCATGCCCTGGCGCGCGAGGTGGCCAGCGCGCAGCAGGTGCACTATGTGCGCTTGCTCAAGCCGCGCGACCAGGACCCGTTCGTGACCCGCAGCCAGGAGCTGAATGCCGCTGACGGCCTGCACCCCAGCAGCGCGGGCTATGCCGAGTGGTACCGCGAGCTGGTGGCACAAGGCGGGTTGAATGGCCTCACGCAGTAG
- a CDS encoding alpha/beta fold hydrolase has product MPARPPRQWILLRGLTREAAHWGAFAEGFAQSVPGDDVLALDLPGNGEFHHLASPWSVQGMVQACRAELACRAVAPPYHLLAMSLGAMVATEWARVAPYEVAGCVLINTSLRPFSPFWHRLQLHNIAPLLRLAWRWRSAEAAEQVVWQITSRSAPSGAAGVVARWAAVRRQRPVSARNAVRQLVAAARYFAPTAAPVDLVLLLGSQEDRLVSSQCSQAIAQAWGLPLQSHPWAGHDLPLDDPQWVIDAVLQWLSKSESTDD; this is encoded by the coding sequence ATGCCCGCGCGCCCACCCCGCCAATGGATCCTGCTGCGCGGGCTGACGCGTGAGGCCGCGCACTGGGGCGCGTTTGCCGAGGGCTTTGCTCAATCGGTGCCGGGCGATGACGTGCTGGCGCTGGACCTGCCGGGCAACGGCGAGTTCCACCATCTGGCGTCACCCTGGTCGGTACAAGGCATGGTGCAGGCCTGCCGCGCAGAGTTGGCGTGCCGTGCCGTGGCACCGCCCTACCACCTGCTGGCCATGTCGCTGGGGGCGATGGTGGCCACCGAATGGGCACGCGTGGCGCCGTACGAGGTGGCAGGCTGCGTGCTCATCAACACCAGTTTGCGGCCGTTCAGTCCGTTCTGGCACCGCCTGCAGCTGCACAACATCGCGCCGCTGCTGCGGCTGGCGTGGCGGTGGCGATCTGCGGAAGCCGCCGAGCAGGTGGTGTGGCAGATCACCAGCCGCAGCGCACCCTCCGGCGCTGCGGGCGTGGTGGCGCGGTGGGCCGCTGTGCGCAGGCAGCGGCCGGTGTCGGCCCGCAATGCCGTGCGCCAGCTGGTGGCGGCCGCGAGGTACTTCGCGCCTACTGCCGCGCCTGTGGATCTTGTGTTGCTGCTGGGCAGCCAGGAGGATCGGCTGGTGTCCAGCCAATGCTCGCAGGCCATTGCGCAGGCCTGGGGGCTGCCGCTGCAGTCGCATCCGTGGGCGGGGCACGACCTGCCGCTGGACGACCCGCAGTGGGTCATCGATGCCGTGCTGCAGTGGCTGTCCAAGAGCGAGTCAACGGACGATTAA
- a CDS encoding M14 family zinc carboxypeptidase, translating into MLPELAALEKILDLGAPHLQVQVVQQVAVASGPHLPIYAIGLGNPALDVPAVGFFGGVHGLERIGAEVVIAYLQNVVMRLQWDTTLHQQLERVRLVFMPIVNPGGMWSATRANPRGVDLMRNAPVDAVDPVPWGVGGQRVSAGLPWYRGRLGEPMEAESQALCDVVMQQLLARPFSIALDCHSGFGVKDRLWFPFAHTRRPIPHLAELHALQDIFLQAHSNHQYIIEPQSAQYLAHGDLWDHLYLQACREVPAHTFLPLTLEMGSWLWIKKNPRQLFSRNGIFNPLINHRQQRVLRRHLSLLDFLSRAACSHARWVPAPEQRAQRRADALAAWY; encoded by the coding sequence ATGCTGCCCGAGCTTGCGGCGCTGGAAAAAATCCTCGACCTGGGGGCGCCTCATCTGCAGGTGCAGGTCGTCCAGCAGGTGGCTGTGGCATCGGGGCCGCACTTGCCCATCTATGCCATCGGGTTGGGCAACCCGGCGCTGGACGTGCCTGCGGTGGGGTTCTTTGGCGGTGTGCACGGGCTGGAGCGCATTGGTGCCGAGGTGGTCATTGCCTACCTGCAGAACGTGGTCATGCGCCTGCAGTGGGACACCACCTTGCACCAGCAGCTGGAGCGGGTGCGACTGGTCTTCATGCCCATCGTTAACCCCGGCGGCATGTGGTCTGCCACCCGTGCCAACCCGCGCGGGGTGGACCTGATGCGCAACGCGCCCGTCGATGCGGTGGACCCGGTGCCCTGGGGCGTTGGTGGGCAGCGCGTGAGCGCGGGCCTGCCCTGGTACCGGGGCAGGCTGGGCGAGCCCATGGAGGCCGAGAGCCAGGCGCTGTGCGACGTGGTGATGCAGCAGCTGCTGGCGCGGCCGTTCAGCATTGCGCTGGACTGCCACTCGGGCTTTGGCGTGAAGGACCGGCTGTGGTTCCCGTTTGCCCACACCCGCCGTCCCATTCCGCACCTGGCCGAGCTGCATGCGCTGCAAGACATTTTTCTGCAGGCGCACAGCAATCACCAGTACATCATCGAGCCGCAGAGTGCGCAGTACCTTGCCCACGGCGACCTGTGGGACCACCTGTACCTGCAGGCCTGCCGCGAGGTGCCTGCGCACACCTTCCTGCCCCTCACGCTGGAGATGGGGTCGTGGCTGTGGATCAAGAAGAACCCGCGCCAGCTGTTCTCGCGCAACGGCATCTTCAACCCGCTCATCAACCACCGCCAGCAGCGGGTCCTACGGAGGCACCTGTCGCTGCTCGACTTTCTGTCCCGCGCGGCCTGCAGCCATGCGCGATGGGTGCCAGCGCCCGAGCAGCGTGCACAGCGCCGGGCCGATGCCTTGGCGGCGTGGTACTGA
- a CDS encoding hemolysin III family protein, with translation MSDRPQDLHEEVANSALHGAALVGACLAVPQLLQSAPAARPAAIWGVLVFGATMALLYGASTLYHALPPGRAKQWALQLDHAAIHLFIAGSFTPFAWSVPGHRHHITALVLVWLAALVGCWLQLRARRAAPWLSTALYVAMGWVALLAALPLMAHVPAVSAAWLVIGGAAYTAGVVFFVMDAVVRYAHAVWHGCVIAGTGCHVIAVLGRQTVT, from the coding sequence GTGAGCGACCGGCCGCAGGACCTGCACGAAGAAGTGGCCAACAGTGCGCTGCACGGTGCTGCGCTGGTGGGCGCCTGCCTTGCCGTGCCGCAGCTGCTGCAATCCGCCCCCGCCGCGCGTCCTGCCGCCATCTGGGGCGTGCTGGTGTTCGGGGCCACCATGGCGCTGCTGTATGGCGCATCCACCCTGTACCACGCACTGCCGCCGGGGCGGGCCAAGCAATGGGCGCTGCAGCTGGACCATGCGGCCATTCACCTGTTCATTGCGGGCAGCTTCACCCCGTTTGCATGGAGTGTGCCAGGCCACAGGCACCACATCACGGCCCTGGTGCTGGTATGGCTCGCGGCCCTTGTCGGCTGCTGGCTGCAGTTGCGGGCGCGGCGCGCAGCACCTTGGCTGTCCACGGCCTTGTATGTGGCGATGGGTTGGGTAGCGCTGCTGGCGGCCCTGCCCCTGATGGCCCATGTGCCCGCCGTGAGTGCCGCCTGGCTGGTCATCGGCGGGGCTGCGTACACAGCTGGCGTGGTGTTTTTCGTAATGGATGCTGTGGTGCGCTATGCCCACGCTGTGTGGCATGGCTGCGTCATTGCAGGCACGGGCTGCCACGTGATCGCGGTGCTGGGCCGGCAGACGGTGACCTAG
- a CDS encoding HU family DNA-binding protein translates to MATAKKTPAPAKKVAVKAAAPAAKKAAPAAKKAAPAAKPVAAAAALKPIKTAFNKTTLVAHLAEQSGVEPKATKAVLAALEAAILGSVHKKGSGEFTLPGVLKIGLQQVPAKKKRFGKDPFTGEERWFPAKPASVKIKTRALKKLKDATV, encoded by the coding sequence ATGGCAACTGCAAAGAAAACTCCCGCTCCCGCAAAGAAGGTGGCCGTCAAGGCCGCAGCACCCGCCGCCAAGAAGGCAGCCCCTGCAGCCAAAAAGGCTGCGCCCGCCGCTAAGCCCGTGGCCGCTGCAGCTGCGCTGAAGCCCATCAAGACCGCGTTCAACAAGACCACGCTGGTCGCCCACCTGGCTGAACAGTCGGGCGTGGAACCCAAGGCCACCAAGGCCGTGCTGGCTGCGCTGGAAGCCGCCATCCTGGGCTCGGTGCACAAGAAGGGCTCTGGCGAATTCACGCTGCCTGGCGTGCTCAAGATCGGCCTGCAACAAGTGCCCGCCAAGAAGAAGCGCTTTGGCAAGGACCCGTTCACGGGTGAAGAGCGCTGGTTCCCCGCCAAGCCTGCTTCGGTCAAGATCAAGACCCGCGCCCTGAAGAAGCTGAAGGACGCAACCGTCTGA
- a CDS encoding feruloyl-CoA synthase, whose protein sequence is MYPAFLDDERQIAPARAVRTQFDDGSFTLRSPMALQPYARCVGEWLERWSKETPDALALAERSDSAEGWRSLTYAQLRRQVGAVAQSLLDLRLPAGRPIAILSDNAVDHAVLMLAAMHVGITPCSLSSAYARSQDHSRLHGMLSVLEPSLVYASDASVYAPALQGWDSGAVRVFSRNAAACPGALPWEHLLAGQETPQVQQAMQALLPDDHAKYLLTSGSTGRPKVVINTHRMLCANQQMMAQAWRFLAHEKPVLVDWLPWSHTFGGNHNLNMVLCHGGTLYIDEGRPMPGLIDKTVRNLREVQPTMLFNVPRGFDMLLPFLEADDRLAADVLARMRLAFYAAAALAPSTWQRLQAVARRVRPAQPLWLTTSWGSTETAPAVTTAHWHLEGAGCIGAPLPGLELKLVPNGSKLEMRVRGVSVFAGYRNAPRETAAAFDHEGFYRIGDAGYLVDAEQPDKGVVFNGRVAEDFKLSSGSWVSVGTLRVDLVSQLAPLVQDIVLTGHDRDEVGMLVFPSAAGAADAARLEQALQAVMRARRDAGAGSSQCPTRAMVMDSAPDADAGEITDKGYINQGAVLSRREAAVQALYAQPAAPGVIRA, encoded by the coding sequence ATGTACCCAGCCTTTCTTGATGACGAGCGCCAGATTGCCCCTGCGCGCGCAGTGCGCACCCAGTTTGACGATGGTTCTTTCACGCTGCGCTCTCCCATGGCGCTGCAACCCTATGCCCGCTGTGTAGGGGAATGGCTGGAACGCTGGTCCAAAGAGACGCCTGATGCCCTGGCACTGGCAGAGCGGAGCGACAGCGCAGAGGGCTGGCGCAGCCTGACCTACGCCCAGCTGCGCCGCCAGGTGGGCGCCGTGGCGCAGTCGCTGCTGGACCTGCGCTTGCCCGCCGGGCGGCCGATTGCCATCCTGTCCGACAACGCGGTGGACCATGCGGTGCTCATGCTGGCGGCCATGCATGTGGGCATCACCCCTTGCTCGCTGTCGAGCGCATACGCACGCTCCCAGGACCACAGCCGCCTGCACGGCATGCTGTCGGTGCTGGAGCCCAGTCTGGTCTATGCGTCCGATGCCAGCGTCTATGCGCCAGCCCTGCAAGGCTGGGACAGTGGCGCCGTGCGCGTGTTCAGCCGCAACGCCGCTGCGTGTCCGGGGGCGCTGCCTTGGGAGCATCTGCTCGCAGGGCAGGAGACACCCCAGGTGCAGCAGGCCATGCAGGCGCTGCTGCCCGATGACCATGCCAAATACCTGCTCACCTCCGGCTCCACCGGCCGGCCCAAGGTGGTCATCAACACCCATCGCATGCTCTGCGCCAACCAGCAGATGATGGCCCAGGCATGGCGCTTTTTAGCGCATGAAAAGCCGGTGCTGGTGGATTGGCTGCCCTGGAGCCATACCTTTGGCGGCAACCACAACCTCAACATGGTGCTGTGCCACGGAGGCACGCTCTACATCGACGAGGGGCGGCCGATGCCAGGGCTCATCGACAAGACGGTGCGCAACCTGCGCGAGGTGCAGCCCACCATGCTGTTCAACGTGCCCCGGGGCTTTGACATGCTGCTGCCGTTCCTGGAGGCCGACGACCGCCTGGCCGCCGACGTGCTGGCGCGCATGCGGCTCGCCTTTTATGCGGCAGCGGCGCTGGCTCCATCGACCTGGCAGCGCCTGCAAGCCGTTGCCCGGCGCGTGCGCCCCGCGCAGCCCCTGTGGCTCACCACCTCGTGGGGCTCCACAGAGACGGCGCCCGCTGTCACCACCGCGCACTGGCACCTGGAGGGCGCGGGCTGCATTGGCGCACCCTTGCCGGGGCTGGAGCTGAAGCTGGTGCCCAACGGCAGCAAGCTGGAGATGCGCGTGCGGGGCGTGTCGGTGTTTGCGGGTTACCGCAATGCGCCTCGCGAGACGGCCGCCGCGTTCGATCACGAAGGGTTCTACCGCATTGGCGATGCAGGCTATCTGGTGGACGCGGAGCAGCCAGACAAAGGCGTGGTCTTCAACGGACGTGTGGCGGAGGATTTCAAGCTGTCCAGCGGCAGCTGGGTGTCGGTGGGCACCTTGCGGGTGGACTTGGTGTCGCAACTGGCGCCACTGGTGCAGGACATCGTGCTCACCGGGCATGACCGCGACGAGGTGGGCATGCTGGTGTTCCCGTCTGCGGCCGGCGCCGCCGACGCTGCGCGGCTGGAGCAAGCGCTGCAGGCCGTGATGCGCGCGCGCCGCGATGCTGGTGCAGGGTCTTCGCAGTGCCCCACGCGTGCCATGGTGATGGACTCCGCGCCCGATGCAGATGCCGGGGAGATCACCGACAAGGGCTACATCAACCAGGGGGCGGTGCTCTCGCGCCGCGAGGCGGCGGTGCAGGCGTTGTATGCCCAACCTGCAGCGCCAGGGGTCATCAGGGCCTGA